Proteins encoded together in one Apis cerana isolate GH-2021 linkage group LG4, AcerK_1.0, whole genome shotgun sequence window:
- the LOC133665609 gene encoding anaphase-promoting complex subunit 11, whose amino-acid sequence MKVTIKSWTGVATWRWIANDDNCGICRMPFDASCPDCKIPGDDCPLVWGQCSHCFHIHCIMKWLHSQQTSHLCPMCRQEWKFKE is encoded by the exons atgaaagtCACGATAAAAA gttGGACTGGTGTTGCCACCTGGCGTTGGATAGCGAATGATGACAATTGTGGTATATGTAGAATGCCTTTTGATGCCAGTTGTCCTGATTGTAAAATTCCAGGAGATGATTGTCCTTTAg TCTGGGGCCAATGCTCACATTGCTTCCACATACACTGCATCATGAAGTGGTTGCATTCCCAACAAACCAGTCATCTCTGTCCGATGTGTCGTCAAGAATGGAAGTTCAAGGAGTAG
- the LOC107993942 gene encoding menin, producing the protein MAGFRDEDKALFPIQSISSIVRIFQNQLQNSSEPDLALLSILVGAVENSLTCNRTFASQETTVYDEPKLPAVEFHIAEALYTKFHAVIKGAVDLTVYDTKYATRELVKKVSDVIWNSLTRSYYKDRAHLQSLYSYLTSNKLDCFGVAFAVVAGCQVLGFKDVHLAMSEDHAWVVYGENGTETAEVTWHGKGNEDKRGQPVEPGVASRSWLYVNGQAVVCSRAMEVATIVSAINPSLSATSDAAEVALLQQELLWLLYDLGHLAKYPMALGNLGDLEEAAPTPGRPPAIDLFQEAIRSARKYYGNAHVYPYTYQGGYLYRHGLHANALSSWADAADVLRKYDYSRDDGEIYKELLEIANELIPHTVRADERLLRQPRCFAYLLRFYDGICQWEEGANTPVLHIGWARPLVNTISKFDASIRAQVIIECYDVEAKQEEEKSQKRETSPEETLNNNNNNYCKTKERGNAARDLIKSLESKVPSNPAPMHPSIQALTAACSEKILNRDYLLQGGGEPFVAPSDGTLPPAPSTSQENLDPEDETDSEHERPRITLYSQKMKGLKDLLLAEKLNTHAISLQLTAQSQVQIGKKSRGTDEVGVSQRPKRTRRE; encoded by the exons ATGGCGGGTTTTCGAGACGAGGATAAGGCTCTATTTCCTATTCAGAGCATCTCCTCGATTGTACGAATCTTCcaaaatcaattacaaaataGCTCAGAACCGGACTTGGCTTTACTCTCAATTCTCGTCGGCGCAGTTGAAAATTCCCTAACCTGTAATCGAACATTTGCGTCGCAGGAGACCACTGTTTATGACGAACCGAAATTACCGGCCGTTGAGTTTCACATTGCTGAAGCTCTTTACACCAAGTTTCATGCAGTGATTAAGGGTGCAGTTGATCTTACAGTTTATGATACGAAATATGCAACTCGAGAGCTCGTTAAAAAAGTGTCAGATGTTATTTGGAACTCTCTTACCAGAAGCTACTACAAAGATCGCGCACATTTACAAAGTCTCTACAGCTACCTCACgtcaaataaattagattgttTCGGAGTAGCCTTTGCAGTGGTTGCTGGTTGTCAAGTGTTGGGATTTAAAGATGTACATTTGGCTATGTCTGAAGATCATGCTTGGGTAGTTTATGGTGAAAATGGAACTGAAACTGCTGAAGTTACTTGGCATG GAAAAGGAAATGAGGATAAACGTGGTCAACCAGTTGAACCTGGAGTAGCTTCTCGATCATGGTTATATGTGAATGGACAAGCTGTTGTATGTTCTAGAGCTATGGAAGTTGCTACTATAGTATCTGCTATAAATCCTAGTTTAAGTGCAACTTCAGATGCAGCTGAAGTTGCATTACTTCAACAGGAATTATTATGGTTATTATACGATTTGGGTCATCTTGCTAAATATCCTATGGCTCTTGGTAATCTTGGAGATCTTGAAGAAGCAGCACCAACTCCAGGCAGGCCTCCTGCTATAGATCTCTTTCAG GAAGCAATTCGTTCGGCAAGGAAATATTATGGAAATGCTCATGTCTATCCATATACTTATCAAGGCGGTTATTTATATAGGCATGGATTACATGCCAACGCGTTGTCATCATGGGCAGATGCAGCAGATGTTTTAAGAAA GTATGACTATTCAAGAGATGATGGagaaatatacaaagaattattagaaatagcaAACGAACTTATACCGCATACGGTACGAGCTGACGAACGTTTGTTACGACAACCACGTTGTTTTGCTTATTTGTTGAGGTTTTACGATGGTATTTGTCAATGGGAAGAAGGAGCGAACACACCCGTTTTACACATAGGATGGGCACGACCGTTGGTAAAcactatttcaaaatttgatgcCAGTATCCGCGCTCAGGTAATTATCGAGTGTTACGATGTAGAAGCGAAACAGGAAGAGGAGAAATCACAAAAGAGAGAGACCAGTCCAGAAGAaacattaaacaataataacaacaattatTGTAAGACTAAAGAAAGAGGCAATGCAGCCCGCGATTTGATCAAAAGTTTAGAATCAAAAGTACCGTCTAATCCAGCACCGATGCATCCTAGTATTCAAGCGTTGACAGCAGCATGTAGCGAAAAGATACTTAACAGAGATTATCTATTACAAGGTGGCGGAGAACCTTTCGTTGCTCCGTCAGATGGTACTTTGCCTCCCGCACCCTCCACTTCTCAGGAAAATCTTGATCCTGAGGACGAAACCGATTCTGAACACGAAAGACCAAGGATAACATTATACAGTCAGAAGATGAAAGGTTTAAAGGACTTGCTGCTGGCTGAGAAATTGAACACACATGCGATTTCATTGCAATTAACCGCACAGAGCCAGGTACAAATTGGCAAAAAATCTCGTGGTACCGATGAGGTTGGAGTTAGTCAGCGTCCAAAGAGGACACGTCGCGAATAG